A genomic segment from Arcobacter acticola encodes:
- a CDS encoding TlpA family protein disulfide reductase produces the protein MKKSLLIGLMVTGLLFSACDTKTTIDESAMVKPGTHQNSAPVEFVSENFTLLTTDEKFITLKSTTQGLDFEEYKGKKAVLVDVFATWCPPCIEELPILKELREKYKDDFEIVSVLFEKDKPKQEILDFIKEHGIEYPVTVGDENFKLAKQLGDVKKIPEMFLFTKEGRFVKKFVGKTSKESLEEYINLAIKN, from the coding sequence ATGAAAAAAAGTTTATTAATAGGTTTAATGGTTACTGGTCTTTTATTTAGTGCTTGTGATACTAAAACAACAATTGACGAAAGTGCAATGGTAAAACCAGGTACACACCAAAATAGTGCACCGGTTGAGTTTGTTTCAGAAAACTTCACACTACTTACAACAGATGAAAAATTTATTACTTTGAAAAGTACAACTCAAGGTTTAGATTTTGAAGAGTATAAGGGTAAAAAAGCAGTTTTAGTTGATGTTTTTGCTACATGGTGTCCACCATGTATTGAAGAACTTCCTATTTTAAAAGAGCTTAGAGAAAAGTATAAAGATGATTTTGAAATAGTTTCTGTTTTATTTGAAAAAGATAAACCAAAACAAGAGATTTTAGATTTTATAAAAGAACATGGAATAGAATATCCTGTTACAGTAGGAGATGAAAATTTTAAATTAGCAAAACAATTAGGTGATGTTAAAAAAATTCCTGAAATGTTTCTATTTACAAAAGAGGGTAGATTTGTGAAAAAGTTTGTTGGTAAAACTTCAAAAGAAAGTTTAGAAGAGTATATAAATTTAGCAATTAAAAACTAA